The window GTTCCCGAAGGTCGACGGCGCCGGCTTCGAGACGCTGCGCGCGGCCGGCATCGTGGTCGAGCATGGATTGATGGAAGCGCAGGCGCGCGAGCTCAACCGCGGCTTCCTGGCGCGGGTGGAGCGCGGCCGGCCGTGGCTGCGGGTCAAGCTGGCGATGAGCCTGGACGGCCGCACCGCGATGGCTTCCGGCGATTCCAAATGGATCAGCGGCGAAGCCTCGCGCCGCGACGTGCACGCCTGGCGCGCGCGCTGCGGCGCGCTGATGACCGGGCCGGCACGGTGCTGGCCGACGATCCGCAGCTGACCGTGCGGCTGGAGCAGGGCGAGGAGTTCCTGCCGCCGCTGCGGGTGGTGCTGGATCCCGGCCTGGCGACGGTGGCGCGCGGCCGCGTGCGCGAGGGCGATGCGCCGACGCTGTACATGCACGCGCCGGACGCCAAGCCGCCGCGCGCGATGGAGGCCGAGCGCGTCGCGGTGGCGGTGCGGGGCGGACGCTTCGACCTCGTCGCGGTGCTGGAATTGCTGGCCGCGCGAGGCATCAACGAGGTGCAGCTGGAAGCGGGCGCCACGCTCGCGGGCGGGTTCCTGTCCGCCGGGCTGGTGGACGAACTGCTGCTGTACGTCGCGCCGGTGCTGCTGGGCGAGCGCGCCCGGCCGCTGTTCGACGGCCTGCACATCGATGCGATGACCGAGCGCCTGAAGATGCGCGTGGTCGACAACCGCCGCATCGGTGACGACCAGCGCCTGCTGCTGCGCCCGCAGGCCGCATGAGCGACGCGGCGCCCAGGGCCGCGTTCAAGGACCATTTCTCCGCCGTGGCCGGCGACTACGCCGCCGCGCGTCCCGAATATCCGCAGGCGCTGTTCGACTGGATCGCGGCGGTCGCGCCGGCCGCCGGGCTGTGCTGGGAAGCCGGCTGCGGCAGCGGCCAGGCGACGCGCGACCTAGCCGCGCGCTTCGCTCATGTCCATGCCTCCGATCCGAGCGCGGCGCAGATCGCGCGGGCGCCCGCGCTCGGCAACGTGACGTTCGCCGTCGAACCCGCCGAGCGCTGTGGCCTGCCCGACGCCAGCGCCGATGCGGTTTGCGTGGCGCAGGCGCTGCACTGGTTCGAACGCGCCGCCTTCTTCGCCGAATGCGCGCGCGTGCTGAAACCCGGCGGCGTGCTGGTGGCGTGGGGCTACCAGGACATCGTGGTCGAGGACGACGTCGCCGTCGCCAATGCCGCGTTGCAGATGCGCATCCGCGACGACTGGCCGCCGGAGCGAGCGTTCATCGACCAAGGCTACGCCTCGTTCGCGTTTCCGTTCGCGCGGATCGAAGCGCCGGCGCTGGAGCTGCGCGCGCAGTGGCCGCTGTCGCGCCTGCTCGGCTATTACGCCAGCTACTCCGCGACCAGGCGCCATCGCGAGCGCACCGGCGAGGATGCGGTCGCACTGCACGCCGCGGCGCTGGCGGTGGCCTGGGGCGATCCGGAGCGCACGCGCACGGTGCGCTGGCCCTTGTTCGTGCACGCGTTCGCGAAGCCCGCCTGAGCCGGATCGGCCTGGTTTCCCCGGATGCTAGAATGCGCGGCGCCGGTTCGCCGGCACACAACTCGAAACGTCTTCAGGGCGGGGTGAGATTCCCCACCGGCGGTAGGCGCGGCATCCCCTCTCTCGATGGGCGACGCGCGAGCCCGCGAGCGCTTCCGGCCGGGACGGCGGAAGGTCAGCAGATCCGGTCGAATGCCGGAGCCGACGGTCACAGTCCGGATGAAAGAAGACGACGCAGCGCGCGGCCCGGCCACGCGCCTGCGCACGCCCTGCGGGCGTTTCCCGTTCCATGTTCCATGCATGCGGGAAACGCGACATGTTCACAGGACTCATCGAAGGCGTCGGCGCGTTGGCTTCGCGCGAAACCCGCGGCGGCGACGCGCGCCTGGTCATCGGCGTCGGCACCCTGCCGTTCGACGGCGTGCGGCTGGGCGAAAGCATCGCGGTCAACGGCTGCTGCCTGACCGTGGTGGACTTCGACGCGCGCAGCTTCGCGGTCGACGCCTCCAACGAAACGCTGGCGCTGACCACGCTGGGCCGCCTGCCGCTCGGCGCGCCGCTCAACCTGGAGCGGGCGATGCGCCCCAGCGACCGTCTCGGCGGCCATCTGGTCAGCGGCCACGTGGACGGATTGGCGACCGCCGAACGCCGCTGGGACGACGCGCGCGCGGTGCGCTGGCGCTTCGCGACGCCGAAGCCGCTGTTGCGCTACATCGCGCAGAAGGGCTCGGTCTGCGTGGACGGCGTCAGCCTGACCGTGAACGCGGCGGACGCCGCCGGCTTCGAGGTCGCGCTGATCCCGCATACGGTGGAACACACCGCCTTCCGCGCGCTGCAACCGGGCGATGCGGTCAACATCGAAGTCGACCTGCTGGCGCGCTACGCCGAACGGTTGCAGGCAACGAGGGACTGGACATGAGCTTCGCGAGCATCCCGGAACTGCTGGACGAACTGCGCGCCGGGCGCATGATCGTGGTGGTCGACGACGAAGACCGCGAGAACGAGGGCGACCTGATCATGGCCGCCGAGCTGGTGCGGCCGTCCGACATCAATTTCATGGTCACGCATGCGCGCGGGCTGGTCTGCCTGTCGCTGACCCGCGAGCGCTGCGCGCAGCTCGGCCTCAATCCGATGGTGCGCGACAACACCTCGCCGCACCACACCAACTTCACCGTCAGCATCGAGGCGGCCGAAGGCGTGACCACCGGCATCAGCGCCTACGACCGCGCGCATACCGTGCGCACCGCCGTGCGGCCGGACGCCAAGCCGTCCGACCTCAGCCAGCCCGGCCACATCTTCCCGCTGACCGCGCAGCCCGGCGGCGTGCTGTCGCGCGCCGGCCATACCGAGGCGGCGTCGGACCTGGCGCTGCTGGCGGGCTTCGAGCCGGCCGGCGTGCTGGTGGAGATCCTCAACGCCGACGGCACGATGGCGCGCCGCCCGGAGCTGGAGGCGTTCGCGCGCGAGCACGGACTGAAGATCGGTTCGATCGAAGACCTGATCCGCCATCGCCTCGAAACCGAGCACACCGTCGAGCGCATCGACAGCCGCGAGATCGATACCGACCACGGCCGCTTCCTGCTGCATACCTACCGCGACCGCCTCACCCGCGGCCTG is drawn from Thermomonas brevis and contains these coding sequences:
- a CDS encoding class I SAM-dependent methyltransferase → MSDAAPRAAFKDHFSAVAGDYAAARPEYPQALFDWIAAVAPAAGLCWEAGCGSGQATRDLAARFAHVHASDPSAAQIARAPALGNVTFAVEPAERCGLPDASADAVCVAQALHWFERAAFFAECARVLKPGGVLVAWGYQDIVVEDDVAVANAALQMRIRDDWPPERAFIDQGYASFAFPFARIEAPALELRAQWPLSRLLGYYASYSATRRHRERTGEDAVALHAAALAVAWGDPERTRTVRWPLFVHAFAKPA
- the ribB gene encoding 3,4-dihydroxy-2-butanone-4-phosphate synthase; amino-acid sequence: MSFASIPELLDELRAGRMIVVVDDEDRENEGDLIMAAELVRPSDINFMVTHARGLVCLSLTRERCAQLGLNPMVRDNTSPHHTNFTVSIEAAEGVTTGISAYDRAHTVRTAVRPDAKPSDLSQPGHIFPLTAQPGGVLSRAGHTEAASDLALLAGFEPAGVLVEILNADGTMARRPELEAFAREHGLKIGSIEDLIRHRLETEHTVERIDSREIDTDHGRFLLHTYRDRLTRGLHYALVRGEVAGDDPVLVRVQQQNPLADALHWRRDDFGPLVGDVLAMIDREGRGALVLLGDAPDAEATLARIREQPVPPASKAGALAQWRRNGAGSQILADLGARHLRVLGKPRRQVGLAGYGLEVVEYVVLPAR
- a CDS encoding riboflavin synthase, whose protein sequence is MFTGLIEGVGALASRETRGGDARLVIGVGTLPFDGVRLGESIAVNGCCLTVVDFDARSFAVDASNETLALTTLGRLPLGAPLNLERAMRPSDRLGGHLVSGHVDGLATAERRWDDARAVRWRFATPKPLLRYIAQKGSVCVDGVSLTVNAADAAGFEVALIPHTVEHTAFRALQPGDAVNIEVDLLARYAERLQATRDWT